CGTGCAGCCGTTCGATCGCGTCGCGCCAGCGGCCCCGACGCACCAGGTCGTTCCATTCCGGGATCAAGTTACCCAGCGGACATCCGTTGTGACAGAACGGAATGCCGCAGTCCATGCAGCGAGTCGCCTGTTGGCGCAAGGTCTCGTTATCGAATTCCTCGTAGACTTCCTGCCAGTCGCGCAGCCGCAGCGGGACAGGCCGGCGCTGCGGCAACTTCCGGTCGGTGTACTTGAGGAAGCCGCTCGGATCAGCCATGCGCAGCCGCCATGATCGCCTTGTCGACATCCACGCCGTCGCGTTCGGCCAGAGCGATCGCTTCCAGGACCCGCTTGTAGTCACGCGGCATTACCTTGGTGAAGTGACGCTGCTGTCCCGCCCAATCGGCCAGGATCCGCCGGCCGACCGCGGAATCGGTGGCGTCGACGTGCGCCTGTACGGTGCCGTACAGCCAGTCCACGTCATCCTCGTCGAGGGTCTCGAGTTCGACCATCTCCGAATTCAGGTTGGCCGGCAGTTCACCATTGGGGTCGTACACATAGGCCACACCGCCGGACATACCGGCCGCGAAGTTACGGCCCGTGCGGCCCAGGATGACCACCCTGCCTCCAGTCATGTACTCGCACCCGTGATCGCCCACACCCTCGACCACAGCGTGGGCCCCGGAGTTGCGCACCGCGAACCGTTCGCCGACCACGCCGCGCAGGTAGACCTCCCCGCTGGTGGCGCCGAACAGAATCACGTTGCCCCCGATGATGTTGTCTTCAGCTACATAATCCTGCGGTGCGTCGTCGGACGGCCGCACCACAATCCGGCCACCGGACAGCCCCTTACCGACGTAGTCATTGGCGTCGCCGTAGATGCGCAAGGTAATTCCATTGGGTACAAAGGCGCCGAAGCTGTTGCCCGCCGATCCGTCGAACGTGATGTCGATGGTTCCATCCGGCAAGCCTTGGCCGCCATAGGCCTTCGTCAGCTCGTGGCCGAGCATGGTGCCCACCGTGCGGTTGACGTTGCCTATGGTGGTGGAGAACCGGACGGGTTTCCCGGAATCCAGTGCTTCCCTGCTCATCACGATCAGCTGCTGATCGAGCGCCTTGTCCAGGCCGTGATCCTGGCGCGAGCTGCAGTACAGATCCTGATTCATGAAGGCCGATTCCGGCTCGTGGAGCACGGGCGTCAGATCCAACCTGTGCGCCTTCCAGTGTGCGCGTGCCAACGTGGTGTCCAACGCACCGGCTTGGCCGACCGCCTCGTTCAAGGTGCGGAAGCCCAACTGCGCCATATATTCCCGGATTTCCTCGGCAACGAACATGAAGAAGTTCTCCACGAACTCGGGCTTTCCGGTGAACCGCTCGCGCAGCACCGGGTTCTGGGTGGCGACACCGACCGGGCAAGTGTCGAGGTGGCACACCCGCATCATGATGCAGCCGGCGACCACCAATGGCGCCGTGGCGAAGCCGAATTCTTCCGCCCCGAGCAGCGTGGCGATCATCACGTCGCGGCCCGTCTTTAGCTGACCGTCCACCTGGACCACAATTCGATCGCGTAACCCGTTGAGCAACAAGGTCTGTTGCGTCTCGGCCAGACCCAACTCCCACGGTGCGCCGGCGTGCTTCATCGATGTCAGCGGGGTCGCGCCGGTGCCGCCGTCATGCCCGGAGATCAGGACCACGTCGGCATGCGCTTTGGAAACTCCAGCCGCAACCGTCCCTACCCCATTTTCGGAGACCAGCTTCACGTGCACCCGCGCGGACGGGTTGGCGTTCTTCAGGTCGTGGATCAGCTGCGCCAGATCCTCAATGGAGTAGATGTCGTGGTGGGGCGGCGGCGAGATCAGTCCGACACCTGGCGTTGAGTGCCGGACCTCGGCGACCCACGGGTACACCTTGTGTCCCGGAAGTTGGCCTCCTTCACCAGGTTTCGCACCTTGCGCCATCTTGATCTGGATGTCGGTGCAGTTGGTCAGGTAGTGCGAGGTAACCCCAAATCGTGCGGAGGCGACCTGCTTGATCGCACTGCGGCGCCAGTCCCCGTTAGGGTCGGGGTCATAGCGGCGGGCGTCCTCGCCGCCCTCACCGCAGTTCGATCGGCCCCCCAGCCGGTTCATCGCAATGGCTAGCGTCTCGTGCGCCTCAGCGGAGATCGAACCGTAGCTCATCGCCCCCGTCGAGAAGCGCTTGACGATTTCGCTGGCGGGTTCGACCTCGTCCAGCGGAACCGGCGGACGCACGCCGGTACGGAACTTGAGCAGACCACGCAGCGACGCCATCCGCTCGCTCTGATCGTCGACCAGCCGGGTGTACTCCTTGAAGATCTTGTACTGGCCGGTCCGCGTGGAATGCTGCAGCTTGAACACCGTCTCCGGGTTGAACAGGTGGTACTCGCCCTCGCGGCGCCACTGGTATTCCCCGCCCACCTCGAGTTCGCGGTGCGCGCGTTCGTCCGGCCGGTCCAGGTAGGCCAGCCTGTGCCGGGCGGCGACGTCGGCGGCGATGTCTTCCAGGGTGATCCCGCCGGTGGGGCAGGTCAGCCCGGTGAAGTATTCGTCGAGCACTTCCTCGCAGATGCCGACCGCCTGGAACAGTTGGGCACCGGTGTAGGAGGCCAGCGTCGAGATGCCCATCTTGGACATCACTTTCAGCACACCCTTACCAGCGGCCTTGACGTAGTTGTTCAGCGCCGTGTCGCGATCTAGCCCATTGGAAAAGCCGTCGATGACGCCACGGTCGATCATGTCCTCGATCGACTCGAACACCAGATAGGGATTCACCGCGGCGACACCGCAACCGACCAGCATCGCCATGTGATGCACTTCGCGGGCATCACCGGATTCGACCACCAAACCCACCTGGGTGCGGGTCCGGTCGCGCACCAAGTGGTGGTGCACCGCACCAACGGCGAGCAGCGACGGTATGGGTGCCATCCGCTCGTCGGACTCGCGGTCGGACAAGATGATGACTCGCGCACCATCGGCAATCGCCGCAGACGCCTGCTCGCGTATCTCGGTGAGCGCGGCGGCCAGCCCGGCGCCTCCCTCGGCGACCTGGTACAGACAGCGAATCACTTTGGATCGCATACCGTGCGGGCGCCCATTGACCTCATCGTCGGGGTTGAGGCTGACCAGCTTGGCCAGCTCGTGGTTACGCAGAATCGGCTGGGGCAGCACGATCTGGTGACACGAGTGCTCGTCCGGGTTCAGCAGGTCACGCTCACCGCCGGTGGTGCCCTGCAGGCTGGTCACCACCTCCTCGCGAATGGCGTCCAACGGCGGGTTGGTCACCTGGGCGAACAGCTGATGGAAGTAGTCGTAGAGCATCCGGGGACGCTGCGACAGCACCGCAACTGGAGTGTCGGTCCCCATCGACCCGATCGGCTCGGCTCCGGCCCGAACCATCGGCGCCACCAGCAGGTTGAGTTCCTCGTAGGTGTAACCGAATGCCAACTGCCGCATGACGAGTCGATGGTGGGGCATCCGCACGGCCTTACCCGCCGGTAGTTCGTCGAGCGGAACCAGCCCTTGGTCGAGCCACTGCTGATAGGGGTGCTCGGCCGCCAGCTCCGCCTTGATCTCCTCGTCGTCGACGATGCGGCCCTGCGCCATGTCCACCAGGAACATCCGGCCCGGCTGCAACCGCATCCGGCGTACCACCTTCGACGGAGGTAGGTCCAGCACACCGGCCTCGGAGGCCATCACCACCAAACCGTCGTCGGTGACCCAGATCCGCGATGGGCGCAGGCCATTGCGGTCGAGGACAGCGCCCACCACCACGCCGTCGGTGAACGTCATCGACGCCGGACCGTCCCACGGTTCCATTAGCGACGCGTGGTACTGGTAAAACGCGCGCCGCGCGGGGTCCATCGACGCGTGGCGTTCCCACGCTTCGGGGATCATCATCAACACCGCGTGGGCCAAGCTGCGTCCACCCAGATGCAGCAGCTCAAGCACCTCGTCGAAGCGCGCGGTGTCGGAGGCGCCCGGTGTACAAATCGGGAACAGCTTCGCCACGTCGGCTTCCGAGCCGAAGATGTCGGTTTTGATCAACGCCTCACGGGCCCGCATCCAGTTCTCGTTGCCAGTGACGGTATTGATCTCCCCGTTGTGGGCGATTCGCCGGAACGGATGCGCCAGCGGCCAGGACGGGAACGTGTTGGTGGAGAATCGGGAGTGCACAATGCCCAGTGCGCTGGTCAACCGGTCGTCCTGCAGGTCCAGGTAAAACGCTTTCAGCTGCGGGGTGGTCAGCATGCCCTTGTAGACGAACGTCCGGCCGGAGAGGCTGGGGAAGTAGACGGTTTCCCGGCCGGGCCCGTCTTGGCCTGGGCCTTTGGTGCCGAGTTCGTGCTCGGCGCGCTTGCGCACGACGTAGCAGCGCCGTTCCAGCGTCATACCGGAGGCCCCCGCGATGAACACCTGCCGGAAGGTGGGCATCGCGTCGCGAGATAAGGCACCCAGCGACGAGTCGTCGGTGGGCACGTTTCGCCAACCCAGTACCTGCAGCCCCTCGGCTTCGGCGATCTTCTGCACCGCGGCGCAGGCCGCCGCCGCGTCTTTGGACGACTGCGGCAAGAATGCGATACCGGTGGCGTAGCTGCCCGGGGCGGGCAACTCGAAATCAACGACCTCCCGGAGGAATGCGTCCGGGACCTGAATGAGGATGCCGGCGCCGTCGCCGCTGCGCGGTTCGGCGCCCTGGGCGCCGCGATGTTCAAGGTTGAGCAACGCGGTAATCGCCTTGTCCACAATGTCGCGGCTACGCCGGCCGTGCATATCCACG
The nucleotide sequence above comes from Mycobacterium decipiens. Encoded proteins:
- the gltB gene encoding glutamate synthase large subunit, giving the protein MTPKRVGLYNSAFEHDSCGVAMVVDMHGRRSRDIVDKAITALLNLEHRGAQGAEPRSGDGAGILIQVPDAFLREVVDFELPAPGSYATGIAFLPQSSKDAAAACAAVQKIAEAEGLQVLGWRNVPTDDSSLGALSRDAMPTFRQVFIAGASGMTLERRCYVVRKRAEHELGTKGPGQDGPGRETVYFPSLSGRTFVYKGMLTTPQLKAFYLDLQDDRLTSALGIVHSRFSTNTFPSWPLAHPFRRIAHNGEINTVTGNENWMRAREALIKTDIFGSEADVAKLFPICTPGASDTARFDEVLELLHLGGRSLAHAVLMMIPEAWERHASMDPARRAFYQYHASLMEPWDGPASMTFTDGVVVGAVLDRNGLRPSRIWVTDDGLVVMASEAGVLDLPPSKVVRRMRLQPGRMFLVDMAQGRIVDDEEIKAELAAEHPYQQWLDQGLVPLDELPAGKAVRMPHHRLVMRQLAFGYTYEELNLLVAPMVRAGAEPIGSMGTDTPVAVLSQRPRMLYDYFHQLFAQVTNPPLDAIREEVVTSLQGTTGGERDLLNPDEHSCHQIVLPQPILRNHELAKLVSLNPDDEVNGRPHGMRSKVIRCLYQVAEGGAGLAAALTEIREQASAAIADGARVIILSDRESDERMAPIPSLLAVGAVHHHLVRDRTRTQVGLVVESGDAREVHHMAMLVGCGVAAVNPYLVFESIEDMIDRGVIDGFSNGLDRDTALNNYVKAAGKGVLKVMSKMGISTLASYTGAQLFQAVGICEEVLDEYFTGLTCPTGGITLEDIAADVAARHRLAYLDRPDERAHRELEVGGEYQWRREGEYHLFNPETVFKLQHSTRTGQYKIFKEYTRLVDDQSERMASLRGLLKFRTGVRPPVPLDEVEPASEIVKRFSTGAMSYGSISAEAHETLAIAMNRLGGRSNCGEGGEDARRYDPDPNGDWRRSAIKQVASARFGVTSHYLTNCTDIQIKMAQGAKPGEGGQLPGHKVYPWVAEVRHSTPGVGLISPPPHHDIYSIEDLAQLIHDLKNANPSARVHVKLVSENGVGTVAAGVSKAHADVVLISGHDGGTGATPLTSMKHAGAPWELGLAETQQTLLLNGLRDRIVVQVDGQLKTGRDVMIATLLGAEEFGFATAPLVVAGCIMMRVCHLDTCPVGVATQNPVLRERFTGKPEFVENFFMFVAEEIREYMAQLGFRTLNEAVGQAGALDTTLARAHWKAHRLDLTPVLHEPESAFMNQDLYCSSRQDHGLDKALDQQLIVMSREALDSGKPVRFSTTIGNVNRTVGTMLGHELTKAYGGQGLPDGTIDITFDGSAGNSFGAFVPNGITLRIYGDANDYVGKGLSGGRIVVRPSDDAPQDYVAEDNIIGGNVILFGATSGEVYLRGVVGERFAVRNSGAHAVVEGVGDHGCEYMTGGRVVILGRTGRNFAAGMSGGVAYVYDPNGELPANLNSEMVELETLDEDDVDWLYGTVQAHVDATDSAVGRRILADWAGQQRHFTKVMPRDYKRVLEAIALAERDGVDVDKAIMAAAHG